One region of Azoarcus sp. CIB genomic DNA includes:
- a CDS encoding phosphoribosyltransferase family protein, which translates to MERPRGLRTCLYDETQLELVLAEMAQGLATRLDRADPVAVVGILRRGAPLADRLVAALQRHHGMPAPLRLDLRIKRYEDDLTLLHPETRLDENEAQRALELKGYTVVVVDDVLYTGNSMLRAVAWLAQKQPQRIIVVTLADRCVTRLPIHADVVGIRLQVAPPDVVECNVPPYEPTFRIELLKLEGARGSSRG; encoded by the coding sequence ATGGAACGCCCACGTGGATTGCGGACCTGCCTGTACGACGAGACCCAGCTTGAACTGGTTCTCGCGGAAATGGCGCAAGGGCTCGCCACGCGCCTGGACCGCGCCGATCCCGTCGCGGTCGTCGGCATCCTGCGTCGTGGTGCCCCCCTCGCGGACCGGCTCGTCGCAGCCCTGCAGCGTCATCACGGCATGCCGGCGCCGCTGCGTCTGGATCTCAGGATCAAGCGTTACGAAGACGACCTGACGCTGCTGCACCCCGAAACCCGTCTGGACGAGAACGAGGCACAGCGCGCGCTGGAACTGAAGGGCTACACCGTCGTCGTCGTCGATGACGTGCTGTACACCGGCAATTCGATGCTGCGCGCGGTGGCGTGGCTGGCGCAGAAACAGCCGCAGCGGATCATTGTCGTCACGCTCGCGGACCGCTGCGTCACGCGCCTGCCGATTCACGCGGATGTCGTGGGGATCCGCCTGCAGGTCGCTCCCCCGGACGTCGTCGAATGCAACGTCCCGCCGTACGAGCCGACCTTCCGCATCGAGCTGCTGAAGCTCGAAGGGGCGCGCGGTTCGTCCCGGGGCTGA
- a CDS encoding MFS transporter, whose translation MKTLDSRTALALLAGCLASAQVGKVPPALAEIRDQLGVGLVHAGWIATAINAAAATLGVLVGLALARIGAQRGLLAGLLLLGLGSALGAAAADGLALIAARACEGAGFVLLVVAAPSLLATAAADNPARRRRLLTLWSCYMPAGMGLMMAVAPYILEHHGWRGLWSANALAIAACLLVALSVLRGGERASGPRPVPVAMFTRARLAQPAPWLMGVCFGCYAAIWFMIATWLPSFAVEHMGYTRDGATWLTALAVGGNILGNLTTDFWLARGAPRWALLAGVMIMMGAFGWFVFTSGYDPVLRSVAAVFVCSAGGVLPAATMGGIPLVARTPADIAIANGILMQCANVGTFVGVPAIAALATALGGWDGGRWLIPVLAAIGVLAAWAFRRVELRPAADAVRESPTGMLAEQR comes from the coding sequence ATGAAGACCCTCGACAGCAGGACGGCGCTGGCGCTTCTCGCCGGCTGCCTCGCCTCGGCCCAGGTCGGCAAGGTGCCTCCCGCACTCGCCGAAATCAGGGATCAGCTCGGAGTGGGCCTCGTTCACGCGGGCTGGATCGCAACGGCGATCAATGCCGCAGCCGCTACGCTTGGCGTGCTCGTCGGGCTGGCGCTCGCGCGCATCGGGGCGCAGCGCGGACTTCTGGCGGGGCTGCTGCTCCTGGGGCTGGGCTCGGCGCTCGGCGCAGCGGCCGCCGACGGCCTGGCGCTGATCGCCGCGCGGGCGTGCGAAGGCGCCGGCTTCGTGCTGCTTGTCGTCGCGGCCCCTTCGCTGCTGGCCACCGCGGCGGCCGACAACCCTGCGCGGCGGAGGCGGCTGCTGACGCTGTGGAGCTGCTACATGCCGGCCGGGATGGGGCTGATGATGGCGGTCGCGCCGTACATCCTCGAACACCACGGCTGGCGCGGCCTGTGGTCGGCGAATGCGCTGGCGATCGCAGCGTGCCTGCTGGTCGCGCTGTCCGTCCTCCGCGGGGGGGAACGGGCAAGCGGCCCGCGTCCGGTACCTGTGGCGATGTTCACGCGCGCGCGCCTCGCTCAGCCGGCGCCCTGGCTGATGGGGGTGTGTTTCGGCTGCTATGCGGCAATCTGGTTCATGATCGCGACTTGGCTGCCCTCGTTCGCCGTCGAGCACATGGGCTACACGCGGGACGGCGCGACCTGGCTCACGGCCCTTGCCGTGGGCGGCAACATCCTCGGCAACCTGACGACCGATTTCTGGCTGGCGCGGGGCGCTCCGCGGTGGGCGCTGCTCGCCGGCGTCATGATCATGATGGGCGCATTCGGCTGGTTCGTGTTCACGTCCGGCTACGATCCCGTGTTGCGCTCGGTGGCGGCGGTGTTCGTCTGCAGCGCCGGGGGGGTGCTGCCGGCCGCAACGATGGGGGGGATTCCGCTGGTCGCGCGTACCCCGGCCGACATCGCGATCGCCAACGGCATCCTGATGCAGTGCGCGAACGTCGGCACCTTCGTGGGGGTTCCGGCCATCGCGGCGCTGGCGACCGCGCTCGGCGGCTGGGACGGCGGCCGCTGGCTGATCCCCGTGCTCGCAGCCATCGGCGTGCTGGCGGCGTGGGCGTTTCGCAGGGTCGAGCTGCGCCCTGCGGCGGATGCGGTCAGGGAGTCGCCGACGGGAATGCTGGCCGAGCAGCGCTGA
- a CDS encoding pyridoxamine 5'-phosphate oxidase family protein, which yields MSALREKVLDYLKAHHSMTIASHGEEGVWAATVFYVHDGFRLYFLSAPTTRHSRNIAHDGRIAITIQEDCADWPEIKGIQAEGRALEISGAEETRARALYGDKYPVVGKIAQAPAFIAKALAKVRWYRFEPDSLYFIDNSAGFGCREAVDCRDPA from the coding sequence ATGAGCGCATTGCGCGAAAAGGTGCTCGACTACCTGAAGGCGCACCATTCGATGACCATCGCCTCGCATGGCGAGGAGGGCGTCTGGGCCGCGACCGTGTTCTATGTGCACGACGGCTTCCGGCTGTATTTCCTTTCCGCGCCGACCACGCGCCACAGCCGCAACATCGCCCACGACGGCCGCATCGCGATCACCATCCAGGAAGACTGTGCGGACTGGCCCGAGATCAAGGGCATCCAAGCCGAAGGGCGGGCGCTTGAAATCAGCGGCGCCGAGGAAACGCGCGCGCGCGCGCTCTACGGCGACAAGTATCCGGTGGTCGGCAAGATCGCCCAGGCGCCCGCCTTCATCGCGAAGGCGCTGGCCAAGGTGCGTTGGTACCGTTTCGAGCCCGATAGCCTGTACTTCATCGACAATTCGGCCGGCTTCGGATGCCGCGAAGCCGTCGATTGCCGAGATCCGGCGTAG
- a CDS encoding sigma-54-dependent Fis family transcriptional regulator, whose protein sequence is MTRAHSKSRAAADDLRSRVHFCADTGQIWLHEHRMLLVHAEAQSSLRKELIDTLGMNRARGLLLRMGYASGMRDAELVRTRMPELSEADAFMTGPQLHSLEGIVGVIPIRVEVDRAAGKFHCEFRWINSWEGQSHRRQFGIHNEPVCWTQIGYACGYSSAFMGRRILFKEVECAGMGDDSCRIVGKPIEEWEDADEHMRYFAPDPIVDQLIDLQTQVVQLRSTIAEKENLPADMIGNSPDFRQALDLLKQAASGQITVLLLGETGVGKELFARALHEMSNRRDKPLVAINCAAIPHDLVESELFGVEKGAYTGAQVSRPGRFERADGGTLFLDEIGDLPLTAQSKLLRVLQEGEVERLGDDKVRKINVRLVAATNAGLAQLVKEGRFRADLYYRLNAFQINIPALRERRDDISPLARHFLEKYAAINGKKLLGFTDKAKKALVGYAWPGNIRELQNTIERGVILAPHGGRVEIEHLFLSRSEDEVQELGLDSDGKLDINGPNVGRALCDAVCDGAMTLDEVEAMLLEAAMDKARGNLSSAARMLGLTRPQLAYRLKRLQEEAASRHAAPGAAAGTT, encoded by the coding sequence ATGACCAGGGCCCATTCCAAGTCGCGAGCGGCGGCAGACGACCTGCGCTCGCGCGTCCATTTCTGCGCCGACACCGGCCAGATCTGGCTGCACGAACACCGCATGCTGCTGGTCCATGCCGAGGCCCAGTCCTCGCTGCGCAAGGAGCTGATCGATACGCTGGGGATGAACCGGGCGCGCGGCCTGCTGCTGCGCATGGGCTACGCCTCGGGCATGCGTGATGCCGAACTCGTGCGCACGCGCATGCCCGAGTTGAGCGAGGCCGATGCCTTCATGACGGGCCCGCAGCTCCACTCGCTCGAAGGCATCGTCGGCGTGATCCCGATCCGCGTCGAGGTCGATCGCGCCGCCGGGAAATTCCACTGCGAATTCCGGTGGATCAACTCGTGGGAAGGACAGTCGCACCGCCGCCAGTTCGGCATCCACAACGAGCCCGTGTGCTGGACACAGATCGGCTACGCCTGCGGCTACTCGTCCGCGTTCATGGGACGCAGGATCCTGTTCAAGGAGGTCGAATGCGCCGGCATGGGTGACGACTCCTGCCGCATCGTCGGCAAACCCATCGAGGAATGGGAAGACGCCGACGAGCACATGCGCTACTTTGCGCCCGATCCCATCGTGGACCAGCTCATCGACCTGCAGACCCAGGTCGTGCAACTGCGCTCGACGATTGCCGAAAAGGAAAACCTCCCTGCCGACATGATCGGGAATTCGCCCGATTTCCGTCAGGCGCTGGACCTTCTGAAGCAGGCTGCGAGTGGCCAGATCACGGTGCTTTTGCTGGGCGAAACCGGCGTCGGCAAGGAACTCTTCGCCCGCGCGCTGCACGAGATGAGCAACCGCCGCGACAAGCCCCTCGTCGCCATCAACTGCGCCGCGATCCCCCACGACCTGGTCGAATCGGAGCTCTTCGGCGTCGAGAAGGGGGCCTACACCGGCGCACAGGTGTCCCGTCCGGGCCGCTTCGAACGCGCCGACGGCGGCACCCTGTTCCTCGACGAGATCGGCGACCTGCCGCTCACCGCGCAGAGCAAGCTGCTGCGCGTGCTGCAGGAAGGCGAAGTCGAGCGTCTCGGCGACGACAAGGTGCGCAAGATCAACGTCCGCCTCGTCGCCGCGACCAACGCCGGCCTCGCGCAGCTGGTCAAGGAAGGGCGCTTCCGTGCCGACCTCTACTACCGCCTCAACGCCTTCCAGATCAACATCCCGGCGCTGCGCGAACGGCGCGACGACATCTCCCCGCTGGCCAGGCACTTCCTCGAGAAGTACGCCGCGATCAACGGCAAGAAGCTGCTCGGCTTCACCGACAAGGCCAAGAAGGCGCTCGTCGGCTATGCGTGGCCCGGCAACATCCGCGAACTGCAGAACACCATCGAGCGCGGCGTGATCCTCGCGCCCCACGGTGGCCGCGTCGAGATCGAGCACCTGTTCCTGTCGCGCAGCGAGGACGAGGTGCAGGAACTGGGCCTCGATTCCGACGGCAAGCTCGATATCAACGGCCCCAACGTCGGCCGTGCGCTATGCGATGCCGTGTGCGACGGCGCGATGACGCTCGACGAGGTCGAGGCGATGCTGCTCGAGGCCGCGATGGACAAGGCGCGCGGCAATCTGTCGTCGGCGGCCCGCATGCTCGGCCTGACCCGTCCCCAGCTCGCCTATCGCCTCAAGCGCCTGCAGGAGGAGGCCGCGTCACGCCACGCGGCTCCCGGTGCCGCAGCGGGGACGACATGA
- a CDS encoding PEP-utilizing enzyme, producing the protein MKFPVPHDVKGKTIPGTEGWERMYPYQYQFVTDDPQRNQYEKETFWFYDGLHYPEPLYPFDTIWDEAWYLALSQFNNRIFQVPPVRGVDHRIINGYVYISPVPVKDPEEIGKRVPNFMERAGYYYKNWDELEAKWKVKMEATIAELEALQIPRLPEIEDLRVVTDGVGESTAYHLIKNYDDLINLGIKCWQYHFEFLNLGYAAYVFFMDFTQKLFPSIPLQRVTQMISGIDVIMYKSDDELKELAKKAVALEVDDIVTGHREWTDVKAALQGRRHGDEWLAAFEKARYPWFNISSGTGWFHTDRSWNDNLNIPLDGIQTYISKLRTGVTIDRPMEAVRAERDRVTAEYRDLIDNDEDRKQFDELLGCARTVFPYVENHLFYVEHWFHSVFWNKMRDVAAVLQEHGLIAEIEDVWYLRRDEIKQALWDIVTAWATGVTPRGTATWPAEIEWRKGVMQKFREWAPPPAIGIAPEVIQEPFTIVLWGVTNSSLSAWASVQDVADPDTITEMKGFPASAGIVEGKARVCRSAEEIRDLQEGEILVAPTTSPSWAPAFAKIKACITDVGGVMSHAAIVCREYGMPAVVGTGHSTRVIKTGMTLRVDGSTGLVTIVQ; encoded by the coding sequence ATGAAGTTTCCTGTTCCGCACGATGTGAAGGGCAAGACGATCCCGGGGACCGAAGGCTGGGAGCGGATGTACCCGTACCAGTACCAGTTCGTCACCGACGATCCGCAGCGCAACCAGTACGAGAAGGAGACGTTCTGGTTCTACGACGGCCTGCATTACCCGGAGCCGCTCTACCCCTTCGACACGATCTGGGACGAGGCCTGGTACCTCGCGCTGTCGCAGTTCAACAACCGCATCTTCCAGGTGCCGCCGGTGCGCGGTGTCGACCACCGGATCATCAACGGCTACGTCTATATCTCGCCGGTGCCGGTGAAGGATCCCGAGGAGATCGGCAAGCGCGTGCCCAACTTCATGGAGCGCGCCGGCTACTACTACAAGAACTGGGACGAGCTGGAAGCGAAGTGGAAGGTGAAGATGGAGGCCACGATCGCCGAGCTCGAGGCGCTGCAGATCCCGCGCCTGCCGGAGATCGAGGATCTGCGCGTGGTGACGGACGGCGTCGGCGAATCGACTGCCTATCACCTGATCAAGAACTACGACGACCTGATCAACCTCGGCATCAAGTGCTGGCAGTACCACTTCGAGTTCCTGAACCTGGGCTATGCGGCCTACGTGTTCTTCATGGACTTCACGCAGAAGCTGTTCCCGAGCATTCCGTTGCAGCGCGTCACGCAGATGATCTCGGGCATCGACGTGATCATGTACAAGTCCGACGACGAGCTGAAGGAACTGGCGAAGAAGGCCGTCGCGCTGGAAGTCGATGACATCGTGACCGGCCATCGCGAATGGACGGACGTGAAGGCGGCGCTGCAGGGCCGCCGCCACGGCGACGAGTGGCTGGCGGCGTTCGAGAAGGCACGTTATCCGTGGTTCAACATCTCGTCCGGCACCGGCTGGTTCCACACCGACCGTAGCTGGAACGACAACCTCAACATCCCGCTCGACGGCATCCAGACCTACATCTCGAAGCTGCGCACGGGCGTGACGATCGACCGGCCGATGGAGGCCGTGCGCGCCGAGCGCGACCGCGTCACCGCCGAGTACCGCGACCTGATCGACAACGATGAGGATCGCAAGCAGTTCGACGAGCTGCTGGGCTGCGCCCGCACGGTGTTCCCCTACGTGGAGAACCACCTGTTCTACGTGGAGCATTGGTTCCACTCGGTGTTCTGGAACAAGATGCGCGACGTCGCGGCCGTCCTGCAGGAGCATGGCCTCATCGCCGAGATCGAGGACGTGTGGTACCTGCGCCGCGACGAGATCAAGCAGGCGCTGTGGGACATCGTCACGGCCTGGGCAACGGGCGTGACCCCGCGCGGCACGGCAACGTGGCCAGCGGAGATCGAATGGCGCAAGGGCGTGATGCAGAAGTTCCGCGAGTGGGCGCCGCCGCCGGCGATCGGCATCGCGCCTGAAGTGATCCAGGAGCCCTTCACGATCGTGCTGTGGGGCGTGACCAACAGCTCCCTCTCCGCCTGGGCCTCGGTGCAGGACGTGGCGGATCCCGACACCATCACCGAGATGAAGGGCTTCCCCGCCAGCGCGGGCATCGTCGAGGGCAAGGCGCGGGTGTGCCGCAGCGCGGAGGAGATCCGCGACCTGCAGGAAGGTGAAATCCTCGTCGCCCCGACCACCTCCCCGTCCTGGGCGCCCGCCTTCGCCAAGATCAAGGCCTGCATCACCGACGTCGGCGGCGTCATGAGCCACGCGGCGATCGTATGCCGCGAGTACGGCATGCCGGCGGTCGTCGGCACGGGCCATTCCACACGGGTGATCAAGACCGGCATGACGCTGCGCGTCGATGGCTCGACCGGCCTCGTGACCATCGTCCAGTGA
- a CDS encoding PEP/pyruvate-binding domain-containing protein codes for MGSALMVEDVQLAPGIDSRAPKVCFFEECNKDSVPLVGGKCSSLGELINAGVRVPPGFALTTAGYGQFMRDAGIQDEVNGLLQGLDHDDMDKLETASRTIREMIESRPISIELEDLIAEAYRKLSVRCYLPAVPVAVRSSATAEDLPGASFAGQQDTYLWIRGIDDVMHYVRRCISSLYTARAIAYRIRMGFPHEQVAISVGVQKMANAYTAGVMFTLHPSTGDRSVIVIDSNFGFGESVVSGEVTPDNFVVNKVTLDIIDRTISTKTVCYTADLKLQRSVAMEVPVERQNIQSILDDEITELAWMAKKIEKHYGRPMDIEWAIDKNLPAGGNVFILQARPETIWSNRQKAPATTGATSAMDYIVSNLLVGKRLA; via the coding sequence ATGGGAAGCGCTCTGATGGTCGAAGACGTGCAGCTTGCCCCCGGCATCGACAGCCGGGCGCCCAAGGTGTGCTTCTTCGAGGAATGCAACAAGGATTCGGTGCCGCTCGTCGGGGGCAAGTGCTCCTCGCTCGGGGAGCTGATCAACGCCGGGGTGCGGGTGCCGCCCGGCTTCGCCCTGACCACCGCCGGTTACGGGCAATTCATGCGCGACGCCGGTATCCAGGACGAGGTGAACGGGCTGCTGCAGGGGCTCGACCACGACGACATGGACAAGCTGGAGACCGCTTCCCGCACGATTCGCGAAATGATCGAGTCGCGGCCGATCTCGATCGAGCTGGAGGACCTGATCGCGGAGGCCTACCGCAAGCTGTCGGTGCGCTGCTACCTGCCGGCTGTGCCGGTGGCGGTGCGCTCCAGCGCCACGGCCGAGGATCTGCCGGGCGCGAGCTTCGCCGGCCAGCAGGACACCTACCTGTGGATCCGCGGCATCGACGACGTGATGCATTACGTGCGCCGCTGCATCTCCAGCCTATACACCGCACGCGCCATCGCCTACCGCATCCGCATGGGCTTCCCGCACGAGCAGGTGGCGATCAGCGTGGGTGTGCAGAAGATGGCGAACGCCTACACCGCGGGGGTGATGTTCACGCTGCACCCCTCCACCGGCGACCGCTCGGTGATCGTGATCGACTCGAACTTCGGCTTCGGCGAATCGGTGGTGTCGGGCGAGGTGACGCCGGACAACTTCGTGGTCAACAAAGTCACGCTGGACATCATCGACCGGACGATCTCGACCAAGACGGTCTGCTACACGGCCGACCTCAAGCTGCAGCGCTCGGTTGCGATGGAGGTGCCGGTCGAGCGCCAGAACATCCAGTCGATCCTCGACGACGAGATCACCGAGCTCGCGTGGATGGCCAAGAAGATCGAGAAGCACTACGGCCGTCCGATGGACATCGAGTGGGCGATCGACAAGAACCTGCCGGCCGGCGGCAACGTTTTCATCCTGCAAGCCCGGCCAGAGACCATCTGGAGCAACAGGCAGAAGGCGCCGGCGACGACCGGGGCGACTTCGGCGATGGATTACATCGTCTCGAACCTGCTCGTCGGCAAGCGCCTGGCCTGA
- a CDS encoding CBS domain-containing protein yields the protein MIVRNWMQANPAVLGSNTLLSEAKRILSETNLHALPVVDDGRLRGLITRAGCLRAAHAAIRSQSPDELNYFSNHVKVKDVMVRNPATIDANDTMERCLQVGQQAGVGQLPVLDDGHVVGMISAIEMFSLAAHFLGAWERRSGVTLAPTRIGPGTIGRIADIVEGTGAEVHAIYPISLGPKGVASGDQERKVIVRFHHADTADVVQALAAAGYEVIESVQATH from the coding sequence GTGATCGTACGCAACTGGATGCAAGCCAACCCCGCGGTGCTCGGCAGCAACACGCTGCTGTCGGAAGCGAAGCGGATCCTCTCGGAAACCAACCTGCATGCGCTGCCGGTCGTCGATGACGGGCGCCTGCGCGGACTGATCACCCGCGCCGGCTGCCTGCGCGCCGCCCACGCCGCGATCCGCAGCCAGAGTCCGGACGAGCTGAACTACTTCTCCAACCACGTGAAGGTGAAGGACGTCATGGTGCGCAACCCCGCCACCATCGATGCCAACGACACGATGGAGCGCTGCCTGCAGGTCGGTCAGCAAGCGGGCGTCGGCCAGCTGCCCGTACTGGACGACGGGCATGTGGTGGGGATGATCTCGGCGATCGAGATGTTCTCGCTCGCGGCGCACTTCCTCGGCGCCTGGGAGCGGCGCAGCGGCGTGACGCTCGCGCCGACACGCATCGGCCCCGGGACGATCGGCCGCATCGCCGACATCGTCGAGGGCACCGGCGCCGAGGTACATGCGATCTACCCGATCAGCCTCGGGCCGAAGGGCGTCGCGAGCGGCGACCAGGAGCGCAAGGTCATCGTCCGCTTCCACCACGCCGATACCGCCGATGTCGTGCAGGCGCTCGCCGCCGCCGGCTACGAAGTCATCGAGTCGGTGCAGGCGACGCACTGA